The following coding sequences lie in one Metallumcola ferriviriculae genomic window:
- a CDS encoding DUF3231 family protein has protein sequence MKIKEILSKNPKTNAKRSEIDISEAFSLWSILTAKYLAHQRLQMWDSLAHDLDLKAQLKITIEDFESDIKLMEHRLEQFGIKGPDNHVIDIRSGANSEIQSDQFIGMQMFALWQEFVEMLLRAMRTSTTNDLVYDTLLMLLKKDIPKIDKTAKYVKLKGWISTPPLYNGVPQGTEEIDTAEAYHLWDHLTFRYDTVRKTYKFLTFAHDAEFKVILDRGMKELNGQVNMLENEVRRYGLPLPVKPPQVRPPTQNTEILEDDFMYREVLMGIQGAQTFHALALKQSVTNDRLRKLFSQLLLKEVNLFDDFVKFGKLKGWINKAPKYGTSQ, from the coding sequence ATGAAGATTAAAGAAATACTATCTAAAAACCCTAAAACAAATGCAAAGCGTTCCGAAATTGATATTTCTGAAGCTTTCAGTCTATGGAGCATTTTAACAGCTAAATATCTAGCACACCAGCGGTTGCAGATGTGGGACAGTCTTGCCCATGATTTAGACCTTAAAGCTCAGCTTAAAATTACTATAGAAGACTTTGAAAGTGATATTAAACTGATGGAACATAGATTAGAGCAGTTTGGTATCAAGGGTCCAGATAATCATGTAATTGATATTCGTTCTGGCGCAAATTCCGAAATTCAGTCGGATCAGTTTATTGGGATGCAGATGTTTGCACTATGGCAGGAGTTCGTTGAAATGCTTTTAAGAGCAATGAGAACCAGTACAACTAACGACTTGGTTTATGACACGCTTTTGATGCTTTTAAAAAAGGATATTCCTAAGATTGATAAGACTGCAAAATATGTAAAGCTGAAAGGGTGGATTTCCACACCTCCGTTGTATAACGGTGTGCCGCAGGGTACGGAAGAAATAGACACTGCGGAAGCCTATCACCTATGGGACCACCTCACCTTTAGGTATGATACGGTTCGGAAAACATATAAGTTTCTTACTTTTGCCCATGATGCTGAATTCAAGGTTATTCTTGATAGAGGCATGAAGGAGCTAAATGGCCAAGTCAATATGCTGGAAAATGAAGTGAGGCGGTATGGTCTTCCCCTACCCGTAAAACCTCCTCAAGTTAGACCACCAACTCAAAACACGGAAATCCTGGAAGATGACTTTATGTACAGAGAGGTTCTGATGGGTATTCAAGGAGCACAAACTTTTCATGCCCTAGCATTGAAACAGTCTGTAACTAACGACAGGTTAAGAAAACTATTTTCACAATTACTTCTTAAAGAAGTGAATTTATTTGATGACTTTGTCAAGTTTGGCAAGCTCAAGGGGTGGATAAACAAAGCACCTAAATACGGGACATCTCAATAA
- a CDS encoding Spo0E family sporulation regulatory protein-aspartic acid phosphatase — protein sequence MSEEQRVKQMIYSLISKGMELSSKEVVHLSQKLDKLILERTKTINGLR from the coding sequence ATGAGTGAAGAACAAAGGGTAAAACAGATGATTTATTCATTAATTTCTAAGGGGATGGAACTTTCTTCAAAAGAAGTGGTTCATTTAAGCCAGAAGTTGGACAAACTGATATTAGAAAGGACTAAAACTATAAATGGTTTACGATAA
- a CDS encoding VOC family protein — protein MFQRIDHVAFVVKDRKKSIEFYEKNFGFKTYFEHDVPREELEKIVYLRLGDTVLELVHMPQGESNSGYHFCLMTDNFEEDFQKLKEQGVRLA, from the coding sequence ATGTTTCAGCGAATTGATCATGTAGCTTTTGTTGTGAAGGACCGCAAGAAATCTATTGAGTTTTATGAGAAGAATTTTGGGTTTAAAACCTACTTTGAACATGATGTGCCGAGGGAAGAATTAGAGAAGATTGTTTATCTGCGGCTTGGAGATACTGTTTTAGAACTGGTGCATATGCCCCAAGGCGAATCCAACAGTGGGTACCATTTTTGCCTTATGACCGATAACTTTGAAGAAGATTTTCAAAAGTTAAAAGAGCAAGGAGTCAGACTTGCTTAA
- a CDS encoding cupin domain-containing protein: MQKFNVNDLQEFSADKRVRKTLSKEGKIEVDLIFYEPGQSSPEHAHKHQDEIFYVVSGEGSMVINGEKVSVKEKDIILAPSGTTHGINNDSSSQLSLLFVKNKRPQNV; this comes from the coding sequence ATGCAAAAATTTAATGTAAATGACCTTCAAGAATTTTCGGCAGATAAACGGGTCCGCAAGACTTTGTCTAAAGAAGGCAAGATTGAAGTTGATCTAATATTCTATGAACCTGGGCAAAGCAGTCCCGAACACGCACATAAGCATCAGGATGAAATCTTCTATGTAGTTTCTGGAGAGGGAAGCATGGTTATTAATGGAGAAAAAGTTTCGGTAAAAGAAAAAGATATAATACTAGCTCCCAGCGGTACTACTCATGGGATTAACAACGACAGTTCCTCACAGCTATCCTTGCTTTTTGTGAAAAATAAGCGTCCCCAAAATGTTTAA
- a CDS encoding PAS domain-containing protein, with amino-acid sequence MVTKSGALIVADVNSRLVELSGNKFFLTTVRDISDRKEAEKLYRDLVELSPDMIVIHKEGKFLYINEAGVKMLGASGKEEIMGKYVWDFAPPRTKNKVQSQLEEFIQHKKKKKPKQLYNLHGRLLYVEMSAAPITYNGEPARQVIFRDVTERVHAEEEVRKSRDALKDIFDTVDATLYALDTQKNIYLVSSAVEELFDRPREKFENNPALWKERVHPEDRWIAEELDNELNNGRACSRIFRIVRPDGEIRWINDRGVPVFDRDGNVIGRNGLCVDVTKQKLTDEQLKESERRYRQLFELSPDAIMIHKEGKILLANPSAAKLLRANSTEELLHRPLLDFFDAENREFVFHRMEEAKKGRVMNPYFHKIKATDDEVRYIEAVTQLITYDDKEVLISMAKDITDRKKAEDRLKNAEKLASIGVMGAGVAHEINQPLNALKVNVDGMLYWLEKNRELDRDTIISELQDISEQGNRISGIVQYMRSLVSNEQELELRTYDLNQVLKEKLPFIEDYCFKNKIRLITEFEQLPPVVVDLKGIYRVITNLVENAVHALEETNIDNKMIFIRTKIDKDKVILEVSDNGPGINEKVKEKVFDPFFTTKEPGRGMGLGLALTRISIAAMGGEIYAQSNLGDGVTFMVGFPLIKSA; translated from the coding sequence ATGGTTACTAAAAGCGGAGCCCTCATAGTAGCGGATGTTAATAGTCGCCTCGTAGAATTAAGCGGGAATAAGTTCTTTTTAACTACAGTTCGTGATATTTCAGACCGTAAAGAAGCAGAAAAACTTTATCGGGATTTGGTTGAACTAAGTCCTGATATGATAGTTATTCATAAAGAGGGGAAGTTTCTGTATATCAATGAAGCAGGGGTAAAAATGCTTGGTGCATCAGGTAAAGAGGAAATTATGGGGAAGTATGTTTGGGACTTTGCTCCCCCCCGAACAAAGAACAAGGTTCAGTCACAACTAGAAGAATTCATTCAACATAAAAAGAAGAAAAAACCTAAACAACTATATAATTTGCATGGGCGTCTGCTATATGTTGAAATGTCAGCAGCACCGATAACTTATAATGGTGAACCAGCAAGACAAGTTATCTTTAGAGATGTAACTGAGCGTGTGCATGCAGAAGAGGAAGTAAGAAAAAGTAGAGATGCACTAAAGGACATTTTTGATACAGTGGACGCAACTTTATACGCATTAGATACACAAAAAAATATCTATTTAGTTTCATCAGCTGTTGAAGAACTGTTTGACCGCCCACGAGAGAAGTTCGAAAATAACCCTGCCCTCTGGAAAGAAAGGGTCCATCCAGAAGACCGATGGATAGCAGAGGAACTTGATAATGAGTTGAATAATGGGAGGGCATGTAGCCGTATTTTCAGAATAGTACGGCCTGATGGTGAGATCCGCTGGATAAATGACAGAGGAGTACCAGTATTTGATAGAGACGGTAATGTTATTGGTCGAAATGGATTATGTGTTGATGTAACTAAACAGAAATTAACTGACGAACAGCTTAAAGAAAGTGAAAGGCGTTATCGGCAGTTATTTGAGTTATCCCCTGATGCTATAATGATTCATAAGGAAGGGAAAATATTGCTTGCAAACCCTTCTGCAGCAAAACTTTTGAGGGCAAATTCAACAGAGGAACTTCTACACAGACCACTTTTAGACTTTTTTGATGCTGAAAATCGAGAATTTGTGTTTCATAGAATGGAAGAGGCTAAAAAAGGAAGAGTAATGAATCCTTATTTTCATAAAATTAAGGCCACTGATGATGAAGTTAGATATATCGAAGCAGTAACACAACTTATTACATACGATGATAAGGAAGTATTAATAAGTATGGCAAAAGATATTACAGACCGAAAAAAAGCAGAAGATAGATTGAAAAATGCTGAAAAGTTAGCATCGATAGGTGTAATGGGTGCGGGAGTTGCTCATGAGATTAACCAACCGCTTAATGCACTTAAAGTTAATGTAGATGGTATGCTTTACTGGCTAGAGAAAAATAGAGAGCTTGATAGAGATACGATTATTTCTGAGTTGCAAGATATTTCAGAACAAGGAAATCGTATTAGTGGAATCGTTCAGTATATGCGTTCCTTAGTTAGTAATGAGCAGGAACTAGAACTACGCACTTATGACCTTAACCAGGTTTTAAAAGAGAAGCTACCCTTCATTGAAGATTACTGTTTTAAGAATAAGATTCGGCTAATTACAGAATTCGAACAACTTCCACCAGTAGTTGTTGACCTCAAAGGGATATACAGAGTAATTACTAACCTTGTGGAAAATGCTGTCCATGCTCTTGAAGAAACTAACATAGATAATAAAATGATCTTTATCAGGACTAAAATAGATAAAGATAAAGTTATTCTGGAAGTGAGTGATAATGGCCCAGGTATTAATGAAAAGGTAAAAGAAAAGGTTTTTGACCCGTTTTTTACAACAAAGGAACCTGGGAGGGGTATGGGACTGGGGTTGGCTTTAACCCGAATTAGTATCGCTGCCATGGGTGGCGAAATATATGCACAGTCTAACTTGGGTGACGGGGTAACTTTTATGGTAGGATTTCCTCTTATAAAAAGTGCTTAG
- a CDS encoding pyridoxamine 5'-phosphate oxidase family protein, whose amino-acid sequence MFRDMRRKKQLLSREETIEILKTATSGVLGVAGDDNYPYTVPVSYAFKDGKLFIHTAKQGHKIDSIKRNDKVTFCVIEKDEVVQKTFTTHFRSISIFGRARILADDSERRYALECLVEKYSPDYIKEGQQEIKKDWDRVCLIEVKIEHMTGKAAIEIVNGKK is encoded by the coding sequence ATGTTTAGGGATATGAGGAGAAAGAAACAATTATTATCCAGAGAGGAGACAATCGAAATTCTAAAGACAGCTACATCTGGAGTTTTAGGTGTAGCTGGTGATGATAATTATCCGTATACTGTTCCAGTAAGTTATGCTTTTAAAGACGGCAAACTATTTATACATACTGCAAAACAAGGCCATAAGATCGACAGCATAAAAAGGAATGATAAAGTAACATTTTGTGTGATAGAAAAAGATGAAGTAGTTCAAAAAACTTTTACTACCCATTTTCGAAGTATTTCTATCTTTGGTAGAGCAAGGATTCTTGCAGACGATTCCGAAAGGCGATATGCCCTTGAATGTTTAGTTGAAAAATATTCACCTGACTATATTAAAGAAGGGCAGCAAGAAATTAAAAAAGACTGGGATAGAGTATGTTTAATTGAAGTCAAAATCGAACATATGACTGGTAAAGCAGCTATAGAAATTGTTAATGGTAAAAAGTAA
- a CDS encoding VanZ family protein: MYSFYNVAAIGTLLLVIYILTDFFRNKTKNILSRLIMYTFIFYLLNVAQITTRGIVFPPQNDFTPGLQLVPFYFIGDWFNLYYRSGFDWFFWNSVKLSIYNVIMLIPLGIYLSWLFKVKRLSKAISVVFLASFTIETSQLVLGYLGFVMGRTFNVDDLILNTLGGVTGYLFTELVKRFVKGSVGERGKITGN, translated from the coding sequence ATGTATTCATTTTACAATGTCGCAGCGATAGGAACATTACTTCTCGTAATATACATTCTCACTGATTTCTTTAGAAATAAAACTAAGAACATCTTATCAAGGCTGATCATGTATACCTTTATCTTCTACTTATTGAATGTCGCTCAAATCACAACCAGAGGAATTGTCTTTCCTCCACAAAATGATTTTACTCCAGGGCTGCAGTTAGTGCCGTTTTACTTTATCGGGGACTGGTTTAATCTGTACTATAGAAGCGGTTTTGACTGGTTCTTCTGGAATTCCGTCAAATTATCGATTTACAATGTTATTATGCTTATACCTTTAGGAATTTACCTATCGTGGTTATTCAAAGTTAAGAGGCTTTCTAAAGCCATATCAGTTGTATTCCTAGCCAGCTTTACGATTGAAACATCGCAGCTCGTATTGGGTTATCTTGGTTTCGTTATGGGACGCACATTTAATGTGGATGATTTGATACTTAATACATTGGGTGGGGTTACTGGCTACCTTTTCACTGAATTAGTAAAACGATTTGTCAAAGGGAGTGTCGGAGAACGAGGTAAGATAACAGGTAATTAG
- a CDS encoding permease prefix domain 1-containing protein: MPSSKRDKFLEEVLCYVKFPFDREEIKSELECHLSDKMNYYNEQGYDEEKAEQLAISDMGDAKEIGTELNKQHNSFLGWVWAITTVMMVLFAAWNLYILGGPLVSNLFSSPVNGIPKSDVVYKIDVDKRVKLDDTVINFTDVIYEKNGDMNISYEYYDSKLWGTGWSFGGIGNVTDNLGNEYYEGSSYGRGGIKTKVRRTLENFSKKAGTLIISYDRYNRTYRVEIPLKTGDSNE, translated from the coding sequence ATGCCTTCATCTAAAAGAGATAAGTTTTTAGAAGAGGTTTTATGCTATGTTAAATTTCCCTTTGACAGAGAAGAGATTAAATCAGAGCTTGAATGCCACCTATCAGATAAAATGAATTACTATAATGAACAGGGATATGATGAGGAAAAAGCAGAGCAGTTGGCTATAAGCGACATGGGAGATGCTAAGGAAATTGGTACTGAACTTAACAAGCAGCACAATTCATTTCTAGGGTGGGTATGGGCCATAACAACTGTAATGATGGTTTTGTTTGCAGCATGGAATCTCTATATTCTCGGAGGTCCACTTGTGAGTAATTTATTTAGCAGCCCCGTTAATGGTATTCCCAAGTCTGATGTCGTGTATAAAATTGATGTGGATAAAAGAGTTAAACTGGATGATACAGTTATTAATTTTACCGATGTCATTTATGAAAAAAACGGGGATATGAATATTTCCTATGAGTATTATGACTCCAAACTATGGGGGACTGGATGGAGCTTTGGTGGAATAGGTAATGTAACAGATAATTTAGGAAACGAGTATTATGAAGGCTCAAGCTATGGCAGAGGGGGAATAAAAACCAAAGTCCGAAGAACGCTAGAAAATTTCTCAAAGAAAGCAGGCACATTGATTATAAGTTATGATAGATATAATCGAACATATAGAGTAGAAATTCCATTGAAGACGGGTGACAGCAATGAGTAG
- a CDS encoding PadR family transcriptional regulator, translating into MKIDKGLLGGSTVLLVLSLLKEGDRYGYEIIKELELRSDKTFQFKEGTLYPVLHRLENKGYVKSYKAKGDTGKERLYYQITGNGKNQLAEEKKKWELFSVSVNKVIGGETHAFI; encoded by the coding sequence ATGAAAATTGATAAAGGGTTGTTGGGTGGCAGCACGGTTTTGTTAGTTCTGTCTTTGCTGAAAGAAGGAGACAGGTACGGGTACGAAATAATAAAGGAACTGGAGCTGCGTTCAGACAAAACTTTTCAGTTTAAAGAAGGTACACTATATCCTGTCTTACATAGGCTTGAAAACAAAGGCTATGTAAAGTCTTATAAGGCCAAAGGGGATACGGGTAAAGAGCGACTATACTATCAGATAACTGGTAACGGGAAAAATCAGCTTGCAGAGGAAAAGAAAAAATGGGAGTTGTTTTCAGTATCTGTAAATAAAGTTATAGGCGGGGAAACACATGCCTTCATCTAA
- a CDS encoding GNAT family N-acetyltransferase — MTVTYREMSSLDVPEVSKLHNDLLLFLKNEIHDDYLSCIELETQDLSEKLNLFIENATKKIYIAVHKEKIVGFIAGEIMDCFLPISQKVGYLSGAFVLPGFRGMGIMKRLEYLLVSYFQDNGLKFVELNVLSRNLLGKRSWEKLGYEIFREQMRKKI; from the coding sequence ATGACAGTCACTTATAGAGAGATGTCCTCTTTGGATGTACCTGAAGTCTCAAAATTACATAACGACTTACTACTCTTTCTAAAAAATGAAATTCACGATGACTACTTAAGTTGCATTGAGCTTGAAACACAGGATTTAAGTGAAAAACTAAACCTTTTCATTGAGAATGCAACTAAAAAAATCTACATTGCCGTACATAAAGAAAAAATAGTCGGCTTCATCGCTGGAGAAATAATGGATTGTTTTTTGCCAATATCCCAAAAGGTTGGTTACTTATCAGGGGCCTTTGTACTGCCTGGTTTTAGAGGAATGGGTATAATGAAACGGCTTGAATACCTCTTGGTATCTTATTTTCAAGACAATGGTCTCAAATTTGTCGAGTTAAATGTATTATCAAGAAACCTTTTAGGGAAAAGAAGCTGGGAAAAGCTTGGGTATGAAATCTTTAGAGAACAGATGAGGAAAAAGATATAA